A stretch of Cytophagales bacterium DNA encodes these proteins:
- a CDS encoding DUF2452 domain-containing protein — METNKNKIDISAIDLEKEKDKIADYPGLIQYAHSVGSAIIKPEDKGRIKGNAVAAMHDQTDRQFQQLFEQMQTLVQQAQYLKKRVEISERIYVAGMGFQPVIGKEYYMYQRKSGEDVLSMVGPKEWGRSFPFKEYIGKVKLLSDHTWEIIEATEALDL, encoded by the coding sequence ATGGAGACGAATAAAAATAAAATTGACATTTCTGCCATTGATCTGGAGAAAGAGAAAGATAAGATTGCCGATTACCCTGGATTGATTCAATATGCACACTCCGTTGGGAGTGCCATCATTAAGCCGGAAGACAAAGGTCGGATCAAAGGCAATGCCGTTGCAGCGATGCATGATCAGACAGATCGACAGTTTCAACAACTTTTTGAACAGATGCAGACCCTGGTTCAACAGGCGCAATATCTCAAGAAGCGTGTAGAGATCTCTGAGCGTATTTATGTGGCGGGAATGGGATTTCAGCCGGTGATCGGTAAAGAGTATTATATGTATCAGCGAAAATCGGGTGAGGATGTGCTGAGCATGGTCGGACCTAAAGAATGGGGGCGTTCTTTTCCATTCAAAGAGTACATTGGAAAAGTGAAATTACTTTCTGATCACACCTGGGAAATTATCGAGGCAACCGAAGCATTGGATTTGTAG
- a CDS encoding DUF3127 domain-containing protein: MNIKGRLIEKFDTQQVSDSFKKREFVVEYAENPQYPELLKFELIQSNCEQLDQLELNSDISVTFNLKGRKWTDRQGKVVYFNSLQAWRVEAAAGAASPSEGTPPPPEEPNWMSENSASDDEDLPF, encoded by the coding sequence ATGAATATCAAAGGCCGACTGATTGAGAAATTTGACACTCAGCAAGTATCTGATTCCTTTAAAAAACGGGAATTCGTAGTAGAGTACGCAGAAAATCCGCAATACCCCGAACTCCTCAAATTTGAATTGATCCAAAGCAACTGTGAACAGTTGGATCAGCTTGAGTTGAATTCGGATATTTCAGTCACTTTCAATCTAAAGGGCAGAAAGTGGACAGACAGACAAGGTAAAGTAGTTTATTTCAACAGTCTGCAGGCATGGCGCGTAGAAGCCGCTGCGGGTGCCGCAAGTCCATCAGAAGGAACTCCTCCTCCACCAGAGGAGCCCAATTGGATGTCAGAAAACAGTGCTTCGGATGATGAAGATCTGCCTTTCTAA
- a CDS encoding DUF2911 domain-containing protein, which yields MYAIRHIRTHLPLLLVTGVFLSCFSCVSIKDGDKSMRPSPPMADTSMVRTTQVTINYSTPGVKKRKLLGGLIPIDKVWRTGANEATIFTNDKDLVVMGQLLPKGRYAFFTKASKDYWQIIFNKEWDQWGAYNYDSSEDAIRIQVLPYQVDEFQERMLIKFKDEQLLFHWGNFQYTLELEEVN from the coding sequence ATGTACGCCATAAGGCACATACGAACACACCTCCCACTCCTACTTGTTACAGGTGTATTTCTCAGCTGTTTCTCCTGTGTAAGCATCAAAGACGGGGACAAAAGCATGCGTCCATCTCCACCTATGGCGGACACTTCCATGGTACGCACCACCCAGGTTACCATCAATTACAGTACACCTGGAGTCAAAAAGCGGAAATTACTAGGTGGTCTGATCCCAATTGATAAGGTTTGGCGTACTGGAGCCAACGAAGCAACGATATTCACTAATGACAAAGACCTGGTGGTAATGGGACAGCTGTTACCGAAAGGGCGCTACGCTTTCTTTACAAAAGCATCCAAAGATTATTGGCAAATCATTTTTAATAAAGAGTGGGATCAGTGGGGCGCCTACAATTATGACTCTTCAGAAGATGCCATACGTATTCAGGTATTGCCTTATCAGGTAGACGAGTTTCAAGAACGGATGCTCATCAAATTCAAAGACGAACAGTTACTCTTCCATTGGGGAAATTTTCAATATACGCTGGAATTGGAAGAAGTGAACTAA